Genomic segment of Truepera radiovictrix DSM 17093:
ATGCGCACGCTCACCCCGTTTTTGACCTGCGCCTCGATGACGCTTTGGGGCCCGTCGGCGAGCGCGCCCGAGATCTCGACATCGCGGTTTAAGGGCCCCGGGTGCATGACGAGGGCGTCCGGGTGCGCGCCCGCCATCACCTCTTCCGTGAGGCAGTAGCGCGCCCGGTACTCGGCTAATGATGGCAGCAGCCCGCGGCCCATCCGCTCGCTCTGCAGCCGCAGCGCCATCACCGCGTGCGCCCCCTCGGCGGCCTCGCAGAGGTCGGTCGTGAGGCTCACGCGCCCCCCCGCGAGCTCCGGCGGGAGCAGCGTCCTGGGGCCGCAGAGCGTGACCTGGGCGCCCAACTTCGTCCACAGCTCGGCGTTCGAGCGCGCGACGCGCGAGTGCATGATGTCGCCGACGATGGCGAGCTTTTTGCCGGCAAAGCCGTCCGGGAAGCGTTGCCGAAAGGTGTAGGCGTCAAGCAGCGCCTGGGTGGGGTGGGCGCGGCGCCCGTCGCCCGCGTTGACGATCGCCGCGTCCGTCCAACGCGCGAGCTGGTGCGGCACCCCGGCGACCGCGTGGCGCACGACGTAGAGGTCGGCCTGCATGGCGTCGAGGGTCTTGAGGGTGTCTTTTAACGATTCGCCCTTGGCGAGGCTCGAGCCCCCCGCCGCGAAGCTCACGACGTCGGCGCTCTGCGCCCTGGCGGCGCGTTCAAACGAGAGCCGGGTGCGCGTCGAG
This window contains:
- a CDS encoding aspartate carbamoyltransferase catalytic subunit, which codes for MTTPKHLLDTQDWTVENIEALFNTADVMAQVLERTIKKVPALQGFTVGTLFFEPSTRTRLSFERAARAQSADVVSFAAGGSSLAKGESLKDTLKTLDAMQADLYVVRHAVAGVPHQLARWTDAAIVNAGDGRRAHPTQALLDAYTFRQRFPDGFAGKKLAIVGDIMHSRVARSNAELWTKLGAQVTLCGPRTLLPPELAGGRVSLTTDLCEAAEGAHAVMALRLQSERMGRGLLPSLAEYRARYCLTEEVMAGAHPDALVMHPGPLNRDVEISGALADGPQSVIEAQVKNGVSVRMAVLYTLLVGRR